The proteins below come from a single Xyrauchen texanus isolate HMW12.3.18 chromosome 1, RBS_HiC_50CHRs, whole genome shotgun sequence genomic window:
- the LOC127644539 gene encoding insulin gene enhancer protein isl-2b-like isoform X1, whose amino-acid sequence MVDIIFNSSFLDDMGDHSKKKSGLAMCVGCGSQIHDQYILRVSPDLEWHAACLKCVECNQYLDETCTCFVRDGKTYCKRDYVRLFGIKCAKCSLGFSSSDLVMRARDSVYHIECFHCSVCGRQLLPGDEFSVRDEELLCRADQGLSLGRGSNGSPLSPGNIHSRALHMAADPVSVRQTPRRNHMHKQSEKTTRVRTVLNEKQLHTLRTCYNANPRPDALMKEQLVEMTGLSPRVIRVWFQNKRCKDKKRSIFLKQLQQQHGDKTNLQGMTGTALVAGSPIRHNHSVPGHPVEVQTYQPHWKALSEFALQSDLDQPAFQQLVSFSESGSLGNSSGSDVTSLSSQLPDTPNSMIPSPVET is encoded by the exons ATGGTGGATATAATATTCAACTCTTCTTTTTTGGATGATATGGGTGATCATTCCAAAA AGAAATCCGGACTAGCGATGTGTGTCGGCTGTGGCAGTCAGATCCATGACCAGTACATCCTGCGGGTCTCCCCCGACCTGGAGTGGCACGCAGCCTGTTTGAAATGTGTGGAGTGCAATCAATACCTGGATGAGACATGCACTTGCTTTGTACGAGACggaaaaacatactgtaagagaGATTATGTAAG ATTGTTCGGTATAAAATGCGCAAAATGCAGTTTGGGATTTAGcagcagtgatttggtcatgagAGCTCGGGACAGTGTTTATCACATTGAATGTTTTCACTGCTCGGTGTGTGGCCGGCAGCTTTTGCCCGGGGATGAGTTCTCTGTGCGGGACGAGGAACTGCTGTGTCGAGCAGATCAAGGTCTGTCTCTGGGGCGCGGATCAAATGGAAGCCCACTTAGCCCGGGAAACATCCACAGCAGAGCTTTACACATGGCAG ctgACCCGGTGTCGGTCCGACAAACCCCACGTAGGAACCACATGCACAAGCAATCAGAGAAGACCACTCGGGTGAGGACAGTGTTGAACGAAAAGCAGCTGCACACTTTACGGACGTGCTACAACGCAAACCCGCGTCCAGATGCGCTCATGAAAGAGCAGCTGGTGGAGATGACAGGCTTGAGCCCGCGAGTCATACGAGTGTGGTTCCAAAACAAGCGCTGCAAGGACAAGAAGAGATCTATCTTCCTGAAACAGTTACAACAACAACATGGCGATAAGACT AACCTGCAGGGTATGACGGGCACTGCGCTGGTTGCAGGGAGTCCAATAAGACATAATCATTCAGTGCCAGGACACCCGGTGGAAGTGCAGACTTATCAACCACACTGGAAAGCGCTCAGCGAATTTGCACTCCAGAGTGACTTAGATCAACCTGCCTTTCAACAGCTG GTCTCTTTCTCGGAATCCGGTTCTTTAGGAAACTCATCGGGCAGCGACGTGACGTCTCTTTCATCACAGTTACCAGACACACCGAACAGTATGATACCGAGCCCGGTGGAGACGTGA
- the LOC127644539 gene encoding insulin gene enhancer protein isl-2b-like isoform X2, translating into MRHALALYETEKHTVREIILFGIKCAKCSLGFSSSDLVMRARDSVYHIECFHCSVCGRQLLPGDEFSVRDEELLCRADQGLSLGRGSNGSPLSPGNIHSRALHMAADPVSVRQTPRRNHMHKQSEKTTRVRTVLNEKQLHTLRTCYNANPRPDALMKEQLVEMTGLSPRVIRVWFQNKRCKDKKRSIFLKQLQQQHGDKTNLQGMTGTALVAGSPIRHNHSVPGHPVEVQTYQPHWKALSEFALQSDLDQPAFQQLVSFSESGSLGNSSGSDVTSLSSQLPDTPNSMIPSPVET; encoded by the exons ATGAGACATGCACTTGCTTTGTACGAGACggaaaaacatactgtaagagaGATTAT ATTGTTCGGTATAAAATGCGCAAAATGCAGTTTGGGATTTAGcagcagtgatttggtcatgagAGCTCGGGACAGTGTTTATCACATTGAATGTTTTCACTGCTCGGTGTGTGGCCGGCAGCTTTTGCCCGGGGATGAGTTCTCTGTGCGGGACGAGGAACTGCTGTGTCGAGCAGATCAAGGTCTGTCTCTGGGGCGCGGATCAAATGGAAGCCCACTTAGCCCGGGAAACATCCACAGCAGAGCTTTACACATGGCAG ctgACCCGGTGTCGGTCCGACAAACCCCACGTAGGAACCACATGCACAAGCAATCAGAGAAGACCACTCGGGTGAGGACAGTGTTGAACGAAAAGCAGCTGCACACTTTACGGACGTGCTACAACGCAAACCCGCGTCCAGATGCGCTCATGAAAGAGCAGCTGGTGGAGATGACAGGCTTGAGCCCGCGAGTCATACGAGTGTGGTTCCAAAACAAGCGCTGCAAGGACAAGAAGAGATCTATCTTCCTGAAACAGTTACAACAACAACATGGCGATAAGACT AACCTGCAGGGTATGACGGGCACTGCGCTGGTTGCAGGGAGTCCAATAAGACATAATCATTCAGTGCCAGGACACCCGGTGGAAGTGCAGACTTATCAACCACACTGGAAAGCGCTCAGCGAATTTGCACTCCAGAGTGACTTAGATCAACCTGCCTTTCAACAGCTG GTCTCTTTCTCGGAATCCGGTTCTTTAGGAAACTCATCGGGCAGCGACGTGACGTCTCTTTCATCACAGTTACCAGACACACCGAACAGTATGATACCGAGCCCGGTGGAGACGTGA